The Sorghum bicolor cultivar BTx623 chromosome 6, Sorghum_bicolor_NCBIv3, whole genome shotgun sequence genome contains the following window.
CACTTCCTCAAGTCTTGGCGATTTTCTGCACAAATGGACCGACTGCATCCTTCCGTGACGGCCGAATTTTGAATGCACGCCACCAAAAGAGGTTGGAAACGCTGACTCAGCACTGGAGAAAATTCAATGAAAAACATATTAAATTAAAGTGAAATAACGAcaaaagaaaattaaaaaaCTGATATTCACGGCGGCCAGTAGACCCTTTTTAATAGCCGACCTCAACGTCGAGAGGAACCCCTTGTTGCAGCGCCAGCGCGAGTGCAGCACAGCAGGCACAGGGAAGGGGACAACCACGAGCGCCTAAGATCCCGTCCTCCCCGTCGAGATCTTTGCCGAGGCGGTGACCGTCGAGGGATCGCCATGGCGCTGAGGGCGTCCCCCGTGTCGCATGGCGCCGCGGCAGCGCCGCTGCCGCCGTTCGCGCGGAGGAGGATGGCCCGTGGGGTGGTGGTGGCCATGGCGTCCACCATCAACAGGTGAGCACAACGGATCCCTCGCCTCTCGCTGTCTTCCTCGCCGTGAGATGCTTTCCTTCGCGGAAATGTGTTGGTTCTTGGGAGCCACGATCTTTGGGGTAAGTGAGATTCGCGATCTGCAGTCACTTGGCCCGGTGGATCGAAGCAAATCACTGGTGAAATTTCCACCTTTGCGATTGATTCATGATCTGGACGGGGCAGAGATGCCACCTTGCGGTCTTTTTTTTTCACctcccacccccacccccatcGTTCTTCTCGAGATCCATGATTTTGGAAAGATTTGTGCCTGGGTTTTCGTCATCTCGTTTATTTTTCCCGTTTGTGCTTGTGATCTGGACCGTTTGTTAGTGATCCGCCCCTGGTTTCGTGATCTGAGCTGCTTTGCGGCGGTATTGGTACCATGCAGAAAGTAGTTGGCTGCTGATGTCTCAACTTGTTCAAATCTGCTGATGGCGATTGAGTTGTCGTGAACTTAAGAAACGATTGGTTTGCATTCGTTTTAATGTTACATCTGAATTTATCAATTAAGCAACTGGATTTTGTCACTTTCGATTGGATGACAATAAATGTGTTATTTTAGAGGGCTATGCAGTAAGAATTTGTCCAAATTTCTGCAATCATAACAGAGCTTAAGTTTGCCGCACGAAATTAGGATCAAGAACAGTCCTGAAACATACATGATTATAAATTGTCGAACTGCTGCATTTGGTACTATATGAAACAGTAAGAAAGTAGTTTCATTAAAAAAAGTCACTACCTGCCATCAAACGTGAGAAGTGGTTAATAAATTGCTGATGAGTCGATAAAGATGTATTGTTAATTGTAAGGTGCCATATATTTTTCACATGAATTTGGTTAATTGTGAACTACCATATATTGTTAATCGTGAAGTGCCACAAACGTGAGAATTTGGTTGTACTTTAGTTGATCAAACATTGCACTTGGTACCCCTGTCTTATTGTAGTATATGTTGCAATTTTAACATTAGCACTTAAACTCACCCCCTTAGATAATACCTATGTTTGGAAAATTCCAGTAATGATTATTGTGTCAGATGCTTGCCCTGTTTATGGTAAATTGTGAAAGCCTGAGACAAACTATCTATGCAAAGATCAGAAGTCCTTCCTGCCATATGTAAATAAGATGTTTTGCTTTGCCCCATGTGGCTTATGAATTGCTAAAGAGATTTCTTGGTTACTGTAAATTTTTGGCAAGCAATATTTGGAAATTTCCAGTCCAGAGGTTTTGTTGTAGATAGTTTGTTCTCTAAATTTTCTCCAAGAAACATGTGGAAGTTTGCAGTCTAGAGGTTTTGTGCTATATAGTTTGTTCTCTTAAGTTTGCTGCAAGAAATATGTGGTTCGTGGTAGATATTTAGTTGCTAGTTGCAtgcattttcttttgttttatcTCTTATGAATGGATCACCTGTTCACCTTGCCAACTACTATCGTTACTGTGCAAtgttccttttccatttttctGATTATACTTGGTTGCTTTTAATAGGGTCAAAACTGTCAAAGAACCCTATACTCCTCCACGAGAGGTACATCGCCAAATTACCCATTCACTACCACCTCAGAAGCGGGAGATTTTTGATTCACTTCAACCTTGGGCCAAGGATAACCTATTGAACCTACTGAAGCCAGTTGAAAAGTCATGGCAGCCACAGGACTTCCTACCAGAGCCTTCTTCTGATGGATTTTATGATGAAGTTAAAGAACTGAGGGAGCGGGCAAATGAAATACCTGATGAGTACTTTGTTTGCTTAGTTGGTGATATGGTTACCGAGGAAGCCTTACCTACCTATCAAACAATGCTTAACACCCTTGATGGAGTCCGGGATGAAACTGGTGCAAGTCCAACCACGTGGGCGGTTTGGACAAGGGCATGGACAGCTGAAGAGAATAGACATGGTGACCTCCTTAATAAGTATATGTACCTTACTGGACGGGTTGACATGAAACAAATTGAGAAGACCATACAGTATCTGATTGGTTCCGGAATGGTAAGCAGTTAAGCACTACTGATATCTGTGTTTCCCTTTCCTTCCATTTATAACTTCCAATGAATCATGAAATCTTCTATGTTTACTTTTGATAATTATGTGACAACAAATGTTATATACTTTTATACATGTTGAAGAATTGGATAAATGGAGAAAAAATAATGATGTGGTGTGGAGTGAGCTATTTTGGATAACTCGTTGAACATAGCCATAAGTGTAATTTCTATTTTCATTTCTTTCTTATGCAGGATCCTGGAACTGAGAACAACCCATACTTGGGTTTCCTTTACACATCATTTCAAGAAAGAGCAACATTTGTATCGCATGGGAATACTGCAAGGCATGCCAAGGAGTATGGTGATCTCAAGCTGGCCCAGATATGTGGTACAATAGCAGCTGATGAAAAGCGCCATGAAACAGCCTACACCAAGATAGTCGAGAAGCTCTTTGAGATTGATCCTGATTACAcagtgcttgcatttgctgacaTGATGAGGAAGAAGATCACAATGCCTGCTCATCTCATGTACGATGGCAAGGATGACAACCTGTTTGAGCACTTCAGTGCAGTGGCGCAGAGGCTGGGCGTCTACACTGCTAAAGATTATGCTGACATCCTTGAGTTCTTGGTCCAGAGGTGGAAAGTTGCAGATCTCACTGGGCTGTCTGGAGAAGGGAGAAGGGCACAGGATTTCGTCTGTACCTTGGCACCTAGAATCAGGCGATTGGACGAAAGAGCTCAAGCAAGGGCGAAGCAAGCACCAGTTATTCCTTTCAGTTGGATTTATGACCGCAAGGTGCAGCTTTAATCGAGAACACTAGGCAATGTGGGCACTTACTATATCATTTTCAGTCCTGGGGTTCTCTATAAGAAACAGTCTTTAGGTTATTTAGCAGGGTAAAATTCGACTACTTATGGATCTCACTTGCGCAAAGTATGCTATCTGTTTTCGTGCAAGTTGCAAAGTTTGGATTACTATGTGGTCCTGGTGGAGAAGACTTCTGTGGGGTGCCTGCTGCCAGTTACGAATGGTGACTCCATCGCAACTGAGTGAACTTGTGTTGTATTCAAATATGTTACAGGACTTATAGTTTCAAAGTAATAACTATATGGAGTTTGTATATGGACAAGCTTGCTTTGATGCATGATGAGAATCTAAAGTTAGTATTTTTGTGTTGGTTTTCTGAATTGGTCTCAACTTCTGATAGTGTGTGCTTCATTGCCTGCCCAAATTAATGCTTAATTGTCTTCACCATGTTTGGTTGGCTGCGCAAGCTGAGCTTTGCATGATTATCAGCCATCCGTGTTTGGTTGGTTGTACAAGCGCTGCTGTAGTCACAAAGTTCTAGGCGTAAGTTGTTATCCTCTAGTTTTGATGTTTGCTCAGAGCCTTTTATCATTATGCACCTAAAAAATACAAACATGAATTTGTCTTCATTAAAATCAAGCGCTATTAAAATACCAAAACTCATTAGATGGCTTATGTTTGATGCCACGCTTCTCACTCCCCACGCCCTTCTACGCGTGACACCACGGTCCATCGACTGGGGTTCGATTCGTGGCTTGTCcttttatttttctcaaaaaaatgaaaaatcatCCTTCTCTCACCTCACCTCCACTCCCGGTCCGTGACTCACCACACTTTCTGATCCGCGGCTAGGGTTCCTGGTGGTGCCGCTCGTTGCCCATCTCTAAGCCATATGGCGGACCTCGCCAGTCGTGCTCACACCCCTCGACTTAGGTAGCATGGCACCGATGGGTGTGGCGGCAGAGCCTGACTGCCGCCTGGCAAGGCAATGCCGCGGCAGAGTCAAGAGAGGGGGACACAACAAGGCTAGTCAGGCCCACCGTCGTGTGGCTAGGAGAGGCATCTGGCCATGGTTCTCGGTGCGCATGGGCTGGTTGCGGCACCCGGCCATGGTGCTAGGGGTGTGTGAGGCAGCGATGGTGGCACCCATCTACAGGGCTTGGGGTGCACCTGGGTGGCGACGGTGGTGCCCCGCCGACCGCGGAACTCATGGCGTGTGCACGGTGCTACGACAGCGATGGCGCTGAGTGactctgaaaggtccttgtttagttttgttagagtgacaacttaggtggactaatgatgtttatgtgagatacataggagattagtcTACAGGTGAATataagatggaggagctcattacatatgagacatgacatggagtcatgtgaccaggtggagaagatcaagacaaGGCTTGGCTCGACGGACTGGTTGCaagtgtgaagggcaagtcagaggctttgaagtgagggaccgcgtgtgacggtgaagcttgagcaagacttggtgccgatggaccgaggcaatggtgaagagcaagtgaggtcaagaccgatgaaccaatacgatcACATGATGATGTGAGGTgggtcatatcatttggtgattggttgctgcatgtgttgcatcaacattggaggagttaGAATAGAAtgcacaaggcaaaggtataacctaggataTTTTTATTTCATCAGTCAtatgtgtgtagagaagttgaaGACCAAGTCTAGGATA
Protein-coding sequences here:
- the LOC8070798 gene encoding stearoyl-[acyl-carrier-protein] 9-desaturase 5, chloroplastic, yielding MALRASPVSHGAAAAPLPPFARRRMARGVVVAMASTINRVKTVKEPYTPPREVHRQITHSLPPQKREIFDSLQPWAKDNLLNLLKPVEKSWQPQDFLPEPSSDGFYDEVKELRERANEIPDEYFVCLVGDMVTEEALPTYQTMLNTLDGVRDETGASPTTWAVWTRAWTAEENRHGDLLNKYMYLTGRVDMKQIEKTIQYLIGSGMDPGTENNPYLGFLYTSFQERATFVSHGNTARHAKEYGDLKLAQICGTIAADEKRHETAYTKIVEKLFEIDPDYTVLAFADMMRKKITMPAHLMYDGKDDNLFEHFSAVAQRLGVYTAKDYADILEFLVQRWKVADLTGLSGEGRRAQDFVCTLAPRIRRLDERAQARAKQAPVIPFSWIYDRKVQL